A genomic stretch from Sulfobacillus thermosulfidooxidans includes:
- a CDS encoding DUF2089 domain-containing protein — protein MPNLLTTCPSCRHPLEITALHCPHCDIVIQGRFHNSPALSLSEDQLAFLKVFVLSRGNLKEIERILGISYPTVRNKLDQLVEAFQGQPGEETSSPSPKISRNEILQRIAQKELSIQDGLKLLDDMTRHVISEPTFRSSDTETEDEP, from the coding sequence ATGCCGAATTTGCTAACAACCTGTCCCAGTTGCCGCCATCCTTTAGAGATTACGGCATTACATTGTCCCCACTGCGATATAGTCATCCAAGGACGATTTCACAATTCTCCTGCATTATCCTTATCGGAGGACCAACTGGCCTTTTTAAAGGTGTTTGTATTAAGTCGCGGCAACTTGAAAGAAATTGAACGCATCCTCGGCATCTCCTATCCCACGGTTCGTAACAAACTTGACCAGCTGGTTGAAGCTTTTCAAGGACAGCCCGGGGAAGAGACCTCCTCACCCTCACCCAAAATCTCCCGAAACGAAATTTTGCAACGTATTGCCCAAAAGGAATTGTCCATTCAAGATGGCCTGAAACTGCTCGATGACATGACACGACATGTCATCAGCGAACCGACTTTTAGGTCCTCAGATACAGAAACGGAGGATGAACCATGA
- a CDS encoding MDR family MFS transporter produces the protein MLRATSWGSDPDIPRVYYILLIGRFFNLVGNSLVFPFMTIYLASRLHASLSVVGVVMAFYGTSQVISVLVGGVWSDRFGRRLVMLGSLLLGALVTFGIGLVHNSWLLIALLTLMGFFMPLFQPASMAMVGDIISRDRLNYAYSLMRMASNAGIIIGPMLGGLLADHSFFWIFALDALSMLLFSLVIFFAVPESRPFKHSPSTQHGHMKDVLRDQAFVRFAGLWALTGLVYSQLFMVVPAYLHINLGYPPSIFGYLAAENAIFVVLLQIPITRLTRRVSHLTLMAVGVFFYAAGFWLMLSGQSFAVFALAVFVITLGENFINPAASAWVAERAPEIVRGRYMGFFSVANRVGAALGPLFGGILLSQGPKWWLITTGILALLAAEGYWRFRHHYYSSCHNPHFINQ, from the coding sequence ATGCTTCGGGCAACGAGTTGGGGATCAGATCCCGATATACCTCGCGTATATTATATTTTGCTTATCGGCCGGTTTTTCAATTTAGTAGGCAACTCATTAGTTTTTCCCTTTATGACGATCTACTTGGCCTCTCGCCTTCACGCCTCATTAAGCGTTGTCGGTGTCGTCATGGCATTTTATGGGACCTCACAGGTCATTTCGGTGTTGGTGGGCGGAGTATGGAGCGACCGGTTTGGACGCCGCCTGGTCATGCTGGGATCATTGCTATTAGGCGCCCTCGTAACCTTTGGTATCGGTCTCGTCCATAATTCCTGGCTATTAATCGCTCTATTAACATTGATGGGTTTTTTCATGCCTCTATTTCAACCAGCATCCATGGCCATGGTCGGCGATATCATTTCTCGTGACCGTCTTAATTATGCCTATAGCCTGATGCGTATGGCTAGCAATGCGGGCATTATCATAGGTCCCATGCTAGGAGGTCTTCTGGCCGACCATTCGTTCTTTTGGATTTTTGCTCTGGATGCCTTGTCCATGCTCTTATTCTCCCTGGTCATTTTCTTTGCCGTTCCTGAATCCCGTCCATTTAAGCATAGCCCATCAACCCAACACGGCCATATGAAAGATGTATTGCGCGATCAAGCCTTTGTACGCTTTGCCGGCCTGTGGGCATTGACCGGTTTGGTTTACTCCCAACTGTTCATGGTCGTCCCAGCCTACTTGCACATCAATTTGGGATATCCTCCCAGTATTTTTGGATATTTGGCAGCGGAAAATGCGATTTTTGTTGTCCTTCTGCAAATTCCCATCACCCGACTAACCCGCCGCGTATCGCATTTAACATTGATGGCGGTGGGAGTCTTCTTTTATGCTGCAGGATTTTGGCTGATGCTTTCTGGACAGTCTTTCGCCGTTTTCGCTTTGGCCGTGTTTGTCATTACCTTAGGCGAGAACTTTATCAACCCGGCTGCTTCGGCTTGGGTTGCCGAACGCGCACCAGAAATCGTTCGAGGCCGTTATATGGGCTTTTTCAGTGTGGCTAACCGTGTAGGCGCAGCCCTAGGCCCCCTATTTGGCGGCATTCTTTTGAGTCAAGGTCCCAAGTGGTGGCTCATCACGACGGGAATCTTAGCCCTGTTGGCTGCGGAAGGATATTGGCGCTTCCGCCATCATTATTATTCTTCTTGTCACAATCCTCATTTTATTAATCAATAG
- a CDS encoding CBS domain-containing protein: MVAKELMTSHVIKIDANATIGQAVELLREHTISGLPVTDPQGRLIGVITGGDVLRAIQQKAQKIYHSLFGPTQVVIDENVWKEDSNRLLNLPVEKMMSRSPFTVQPQTPVGEIADLMIRQNIRRVFVLEHDKLVGIITRNDIVRWLVRHVG, from the coding sequence GTGGTAGCCAAAGAATTAATGACCAGTCACGTGATTAAAATTGATGCCAATGCCACAATAGGGCAAGCGGTAGAGCTTCTTCGCGAACATACGATAAGTGGTTTGCCGGTTACCGATCCCCAGGGACGACTTATTGGTGTGATTACCGGAGGTGACGTTCTTCGGGCCATTCAGCAAAAGGCGCAGAAAATCTATCATTCACTATTTGGACCCACTCAGGTGGTGATTGATGAAAATGTCTGGAAAGAAGATAGTAACCGGCTTCTTAATTTGCCTGTGGAAAAAATGATGAGTCGTTCTCCTTTCACCGTGCAACCCCAGACGCCCGTGGGAGAAATTGCGGATTTAATGATCCGGCAAAATATCCGTCGGGTGTTTGTCTTAGAGCATGATAAGTTAGTCGGCATTATTACCCGCAATGACATCGTTCGGTGGCTAGTGCGCCATGTCGGCTAG
- a CDS encoding YitT family protein, translating to MTKVQRILWDYGMMTLGTAITAVGINGFYVPARISDGGISGVGIILLYLLHVPLWVSLTVLNVPLLWLSKKLWGNRVGTRTVYGTLMLSVMVGIIRIGAVTHNVLLATVYGGLLSGIGLGMVFRARGTTGGSDVIARLLTRFLPITMGQGMMIVDFFVIAAFGVVFNPTLAMYSLIALFISSRAIDVVQEGVSYARAFTIVSQKPDIIAAKVLEVMDRGVTRIGAYGEYTKEPREILYVVITRSEVSTLKELIYSVDPSAFVVVATVHEVVGEGFRKPPLEV from the coding sequence ATGACAAAAGTTCAACGGATTTTGTGGGATTATGGAATGATGACCCTAGGCACGGCCATTACGGCCGTCGGAATCAATGGATTTTATGTACCCGCTAGAATTTCAGATGGCGGTATTTCCGGTGTGGGTATCATCTTGTTATATTTGCTGCACGTTCCTTTGTGGGTGAGTTTAACGGTTTTAAACGTGCCGTTATTATGGCTGAGTAAAAAGCTATGGGGTAACCGCGTTGGAACCCGCACGGTTTACGGAACTTTGATGTTATCGGTGATGGTCGGGATTATTCGTATTGGCGCGGTGACCCATAATGTGCTTTTGGCGACGGTATATGGCGGATTGTTGTCGGGGATAGGACTGGGTATGGTTTTTCGCGCACGCGGAACGACCGGTGGCAGTGATGTCATCGCCCGCCTACTCACCCGCTTTTTGCCAATTACCATGGGCCAGGGCATGATGATTGTGGATTTTTTTGTGATTGCCGCATTCGGTGTTGTCTTTAATCCGACCCTGGCCATGTATTCCTTAATTGCCCTATTCATTTCCTCGCGGGCGATCGATGTCGTCCAAGAAGGGGTTAGTTATGCCCGCGCTTTTACTATTGTGAGCCAAAAACCGGACATCATTGCCGCAAAAGTCTTGGAAGTGATGGACCGGGGGGTAACCCGTATTGGCGCTTATGGCGAATATACCAAGGAACCCCGAGAAATTCTTTATGTGGTCATTACCCGTTCAGAGGTCAGTACGTTAAAAGAACTTATCTATAGTGTCGATCCGAGCGCGTTTGTGGTAGTGGCGACGGTGCATGAAGTAGTGGGTGAAGGATTTCGCAAGCCGCCTTTAGAAGTCTAG
- the prfB gene encoding peptide chain release factor 2 (programmed frameshift), translating into MLQDDMEALRSDIHQTMDRIRGSLDLGERQAESERLENIMASPDFWSDAERAENISKQLRRVKGPLEQYHSLSRRVDDWDELVDLALEENDWEILKAQQREAEDLLRALREFELTLILRGPYDHEDAIVSLHAGAGGTEAQDWVSMLLRMYLRWAERHGFKAEIIDALEGEEAGYKSVTVEIHGENAFGFLRPERGVHRLIRISPFDASGRRHTSFASVEVMPDLQNDETIEIRPEDLKIDTFRASGAGGQHINKTESAVRITHLPTGIVVGCQSERSQHSNRETAMRMLRGKLAELQQQQWEKHMAELRGEQADIGWGSQIRTYVFQPYSVVRDHRTRYEVPNAQNVMNGELDGFIEAFLQQEARGALQPEENGS; encoded by the exons TGGAGGCCTTACGCAGCGATATTCACCAAACTATGGATCGAATAAGGGGGTCTCTT GACCTCGGCGAACGCCAAGCGGAAAGTGAACGCTTAGAAAATATTATGGCCTCTCCAGACTTTTGGAGTGATGCCGAGCGAGCAGAAAATATCTCAAAACAATTAAGGCGAGTGAAGGGACCCTTAGAGCAATATCACAGCTTATCTCGACGTGTTGACGATTGGGATGAGCTGGTTGATTTGGCCCTAGAAGAAAACGACTGGGAGATTCTTAAAGCGCAACAACGCGAAGCTGAGGATTTGTTGCGTGCCTTGCGGGAATTTGAACTGACACTCATCCTGCGTGGACCTTATGATCATGAAGATGCTATTGTCTCTTTACATGCGGGAGCCGGAGGGACCGAAGCGCAGGACTGGGTGTCTATGCTTCTTAGGATGTATTTGCGATGGGCAGAGCGTCACGGATTTAAAGCAGAAATCATCGATGCCTTAGAAGGAGAAGAAGCGGGATATAAAAGCGTGACCGTTGAAATTCATGGAGAAAACGCTTTTGGATTTCTACGTCCCGAACGAGGCGTACATCGACTCATTCGGATTTCGCCCTTTGACGCATCGGGACGGCGTCATACCTCATTTGCTTCGGTGGAAGTGATGCCGGATTTACAAAATGATGAGACGATCGAAATTCGTCCAGAAGACTTGAAAATTGATACCTTTCGGGCATCGGGCGCTGGCGGCCAGCATATTAATAAGACGGAATCGGCCGTTCGCATTACTCACTTACCCACGGGTATTGTCGTCGGTTGCCAATCCGAACGGTCCCAACATTCTAACCGGGAAACGGCCATGCGAATGCTACGAGGAAAATTGGCGGAATTACAACAACAACAATGGGAAAAACACATGGCAGAATTGCGCGGCGAGCAGGCTGATATTGGCTGGGGCTCGCAAATTCGAACGTATGTGTTTCAACCCTACAGCGTTGTCCGTGATCACCGCACTCGCTATGAGGTACCTAACGCCCAAAATGTGATGAACGGCGAACTTGACGGTTTCATTGAAGCTTTTCTACAGCAGGAAGCGCGAGGCGCCTTACAGCCTGAGGAAAATGGTTCATGA
- the rbsK gene encoding ribokinase, which produces MSVVVLGSINLDLIAQIDKIPVAGETRIAQGLLTSPGGKGANQALAARRMGAEVILIGMVGDDAFAMQALRILRQDGVDLSHIGVSRQHPTGLAFITVEVGGQNAITVIPGANYELGAEALGRLERILTPQDLLVMQAEIPFEVIERALIIARRIGSQVLWDPAPASPQFPHSLFHVDVITPNQTEASLLLGTAVTDVRSAKAAARQLRTLGAEIAIVKLGAQGLVWATAHGVFYEPGVAVQAVDAVGAGDVFLGALAARLDAKDPWPQAIKIANHAAALSTTQKGAQPSFPWWNDVRKMIK; this is translated from the coding sequence ATGAGTGTTGTGGTGTTAGGCAGTATCAATCTCGATTTGATCGCCCAAATTGATAAGATCCCAGTAGCCGGAGAAACGCGTATCGCACAAGGATTGCTGACATCCCCGGGCGGTAAAGGAGCAAACCAAGCGCTGGCAGCCAGGCGTATGGGAGCGGAGGTCATATTGATCGGGATGGTCGGGGATGATGCCTTTGCTATGCAGGCCTTGCGAATATTACGGCAAGACGGCGTTGATTTGAGTCATATTGGTGTGAGCCGCCAACATCCCACGGGTCTCGCTTTCATCACGGTGGAAGTTGGTGGACAAAATGCGATTACTGTTATCCCTGGGGCGAACTATGAATTAGGAGCGGAAGCGTTAGGCCGACTCGAACGGATCCTGACGCCCCAGGACTTGTTAGTGATGCAAGCCGAGATCCCTTTCGAAGTGATTGAGCGGGCCCTGATTATTGCCCGCCGAATAGGGAGTCAAGTTTTGTGGGATCCGGCGCCGGCATCTCCGCAATTTCCGCATTCTCTCTTTCACGTAGATGTGATTACTCCCAATCAAACCGAGGCATCATTATTACTCGGAACTGCGGTCACGGACGTGCGTTCTGCCAAAGCGGCAGCCAGACAACTTCGGACGTTGGGGGCTGAGATTGCAATTGTAAAATTGGGAGCCCAAGGTTTAGTCTGGGCCACAGCCCATGGGGTTTTTTATGAACCCGGAGTTGCCGTGCAAGCCGTTGATGCAGTGGGAGCAGGAGATGTCTTTTTAGGGGCCTTAGCAGCACGGTTAGATGCGAAAGATCCGTGGCCTCAAGCGATTAAAATTGCCAATCATGCTGCCGCCTTATCGACGACGCAAAAAGGGGCCCAACCTTCTTTTCCCTGGTGGAATGATGTTCGCAAAATGATAAAATAA
- a CDS encoding LmeA family phospholipid-binding protein, whose product MSRFIVVLAGAVVLLGALQWTIPKWAAAQVADRVASQDGGIKPQVDIAALPFWIMAQGQFQDMYINVHNVHVDGLTLSQAVINWQNGKVSLPALSHNRLVIEKAGHVNVRIVFDGPALSAFLAGQSPIQNPQVTITNNLMTIEGRLLLGQLSVPLNAQGTLSVSPDKKAIIFHPTRVDGIQLPVLTDLQIFQIDSLNLPVAMVIQSVALRNNELIVEASTP is encoded by the coding sequence ATGAGTCGTTTTATTGTGGTTTTAGCGGGAGCCGTTGTGCTGCTTGGGGCTTTGCAGTGGACGATTCCCAAGTGGGCAGCGGCTCAAGTAGCGGATCGGGTCGCATCCCAAGATGGTGGCATTAAACCGCAAGTTGATATTGCCGCATTGCCCTTTTGGATTATGGCCCAAGGACAGTTTCAAGATATGTATATTAACGTGCATAATGTGCATGTTGATGGTCTGACATTGTCTCAAGCGGTGATTAATTGGCAAAACGGCAAGGTTTCTTTGCCCGCCTTATCTCATAACCGCTTAGTCATCGAAAAAGCCGGGCACGTCAATGTGCGTATTGTTTTTGACGGTCCGGCACTCAGTGCGTTTTTAGCGGGACAAAGTCCCATTCAAAATCCCCAAGTCACCATTACCAATAATTTAATGACCATTGAGGGACGATTGTTATTAGGACAATTAAGCGTTCCCTTAAATGCCCAGGGTACCTTATCGGTTTCCCCGGACAAAAAGGCGATTATCTTTCACCCGACGCGAGTCGACGGGATTCAGTTGCCGGTTTTAACTGATTTACAAATTTTCCAAATAGACTCATTAAATTTACCGGTGGCCATGGTAATTCAGTCCGTGGCATTACGGAATAATGAATTGATCGTAGAGGCCAGTACACCATGA
- a CDS encoding DUF4097 family beta strand repeat-containing protein: MIERLEVSIKRGHIKIRTDPKLQEPLIQSSVILTETQYDNTLRLESTFRQSLDLEIALPASVQDVAINCGLGNTELYSLIIQNAEINVGNGNFHADHIEGHWDINLGHGDLTLRHGRGYFDLNAGLGAIRLHQLEQVTADVNAGLGPVLLEQCQGTFDINAGKGDVNIEALQGQVEVNAGLGKILMLASHDVECKCHAGLGSITLKDGTYRQAELVTGIGKIDVHARTTSLTAKVESRGDINVEIPTDLACRIEASTDLGRIISHLDLVEVNNPGPARGHRLVGRIGTGSGGVITLHTRKGDISLSQYPAPVETADEPTNPAADPRDPRAVILEKLQQGIITVEEAAALLDQLEGDQNQAT; the protein is encoded by the coding sequence ATGATCGAGCGCCTTGAGGTGTCCATCAAACGGGGACACATTAAGATCCGGACGGACCCCAAGCTTCAAGAGCCCCTGATTCAAAGCAGTGTCATTCTTACCGAGACACAATATGATAACACGCTACGCCTTGAATCCACGTTTCGACAATCCTTAGATTTAGAAATTGCCTTGCCCGCCAGTGTGCAAGATGTTGCTATCAACTGTGGGTTAGGCAATACCGAACTGTACAGTTTAATCATTCAAAATGCCGAAATCAATGTGGGAAATGGAAACTTTCATGCCGATCACATCGAAGGCCACTGGGATATCAATCTTGGCCATGGCGATCTCACGTTAAGACATGGTCGAGGTTATTTTGATCTGAATGCGGGACTGGGCGCCATTCGTCTCCACCAGTTGGAGCAGGTTACCGCCGATGTGAATGCTGGGTTAGGACCTGTTTTATTGGAACAATGCCAGGGGACATTTGACATTAATGCGGGTAAAGGAGACGTCAATATCGAAGCCTTGCAAGGACAGGTCGAAGTCAATGCAGGATTAGGGAAAATTCTGATGCTAGCTAGTCATGATGTGGAATGCAAATGCCACGCGGGACTTGGATCCATTACACTCAAAGATGGCACTTACCGGCAAGCGGAGCTTGTCACGGGCATTGGCAAGATTGATGTTCATGCCAGGACCACGTCATTAACGGCAAAAGTGGAAAGCCGTGGTGATATTAATGTCGAAATTCCTACCGATTTAGCTTGCCGAATCGAAGCCAGTACCGACTTGGGCCGCATCATTTCCCATCTTGATCTGGTTGAAGTCAATAATCCTGGTCCCGCCCGGGGACATCGTCTGGTCGGTCGCATTGGGACGGGTAGTGGCGGGGTGATTACCCTTCATACGCGCAAAGGAGACATTAGCCTCTCTCAATATCCGGCGCCGGTTGAGACGGCTGATGAGCCTACTAATCCAGCCGCTGACCCAAGAGATCCCCGCGCCGTGATATTGGAAAAGTTACAACAAGGCATTATTACGGTCGAAGAAGCGGCCGCGCTTTTAGATCAATTAGAAGGAGACCAGAATCAGGCCACCTAA
- a CDS encoding serine hydrolase, with translation MELQNVIQTLPGRYAVFAKNLETHKIFAYHEHDIFPSASVIKVPILIELYRRVEEDHLSLDHLLLMRKEDQVGGSGVLKDLTPGTEYSLRDLATLMITVSDNTATNLLIDYLGVEWVNSTIRRLGAQNTELIRKLQRVPAEYDQINHTCAFDMALLMEKLATGTAISLAVSEQMVNLLTRCQGPVSITKEPADDVFVGKAAVIIAHKTGSLSEASHDVGIVYSPHINYVAAILSEGAPYRQLLANTKRIGSHLASVLR, from the coding sequence GTGGAACTTCAAAATGTCATCCAGACCTTACCCGGTCGTTATGCAGTCTTTGCCAAAAATCTCGAGACCCATAAAATATTTGCCTATCATGAGCACGACATTTTTCCATCGGCTAGCGTCATTAAAGTACCGATTTTAATTGAGTTGTACCGCCGGGTAGAAGAAGACCATTTATCCCTCGATCATTTGCTCCTCATGAGAAAAGAAGACCAAGTCGGTGGTTCGGGTGTGCTTAAGGATTTAACCCCGGGCACGGAATATTCCCTCAGAGATTTGGCAACGCTTATGATTACGGTGTCGGACAATACCGCAACCAATTTACTCATTGACTATTTAGGAGTGGAATGGGTCAACTCCACAATCCGCCGTCTTGGCGCACAAAATACCGAACTCATCCGGAAATTACAGCGGGTACCCGCGGAATATGATCAAATCAATCATACCTGTGCCTTTGATATGGCATTACTTATGGAAAAACTGGCTACGGGCACCGCCATTTCTCTCGCGGTATCAGAACAAATGGTCAATTTGTTGACCCGTTGTCAAGGACCGGTAAGCATCACCAAGGAACCAGCCGATGACGTTTTTGTTGGTAAAGCAGCGGTGATTATTGCACATAAGACAGGCTCCTTGTCTGAAGCCAGTCATGATGTCGGTATTGTATATTCTCCGCACATCAACTACGTTGCGGCCATTTTATCCGAAGGCGCTCCGTACCGCCAATTGCTCGCCAATACCAAGCGGATCGGCAGCCACTTGGCCAGTGTCTTGCGCTAG